The nucleotide sequence GAGTCGCTGATGAAGCTCGACGACGACGGCTCCGTCACCCCACTCCTCGCCGAGGACTACTCGGTCAGCGACGACGGCCTGACCTACACCTTCACCCTCCGCGACGGTGTGAAGTTCCACTCCGGCAAGGAGTTGACGGCCGACGATGTCGTCTCCAGCTTCGAGCGTGTCACGGCCGACGACTCCCAGGCGGCGCGCAAGTCCAGCTACGCCGTCGTCTCCGACGTCGAGGCCACCGACGACTCCACCGTCACCTTCACCCTCTCGCAGCGCTCCATCTCGTTCCCGTACCTGATGGCCTACGTGTGGATCGTGAACCCGGACCTCGCCGACGCCAAGACCGACGCCGACGGCACCGGCCCCTACTCGTTCGACGAGTGGCAGCGCGGCAGCACGCTCAGCCTCGTCCGCAACGACGACTACTGGGGCGACCCGGCCAAGAACGGCCGCGTGACCTTCCACTACTTCACCGACGCGAGCGCCGAGTCCAACGCGCTGCTCACCGGCGAGATCGACCTGATCACCAGCATCCAGAGCCCCGACTCGCTGACCCAGTTCGAGAACAACGAGGACTTCACGATCTCCGAGGGCACCTCCACCACCAAGGAGCTGCTGGCCTTCAACGACCGCGTCGCCCCGTTCGACGACTCCCGCGTCCGACGCGCCATCTACTCCGCCCTCGACCGCGAGAAGCTCCTCGACGCCATCTGGGACGGCCGCGGCACGCTGATCGGCTCGATGGTTCCCCCCACCGACCCGTGGTACGAGGACCTCACCTCCGTGAACCCGTACGACCCCGAGCTCTCCAAGCAGCTGCTCTCCGAGGCCGGCCTGGCCGACGGGTTCTCCTTCACGCTCTCGACCCCGAACTACGACCCGCACCCCGAGGTCGCGGAGTTCCTGCAGTCCGAGCTGGCGAAGGTCGGCATCACCGTCGACATCAAGGTCATCACCGCCGACGAGTGGTACACCGACGTCTACCAGAACCTCGACTTCGAGGCGACGCTGCAGGAGCACGTCAACGACCGCGACGTCGTCTGGTACGCCAACCCCGACTTCTACTGGGGCTACGACAACGCCGACGTCCAGGAGCTCGTCGCCTCCGCCGAGCAGGCTGAGACCACCGACGAGCAGACCGAGGACCTGAAGAAGGCCAACGAGATCATCGCGACCGAGGCCGCCAGCAACTGGCTGTACCTGTACCCGCAGATCGTCGTCGCCTCCTCCGACGTCACCGGCTTCCCCGTCAACGGCCTGAACTCGCAGTTCTACGTGTACAACATCGAGAAGGCCTGACATCCTGAACCCGATGACGGAAGGCGGTGCGCCCACCTGTGGCTAGTTACCTGGTGCGGCGCACCGCCTTTCTGCTGCTCAGCTTCGCCGCCGCGATGCTGCTGATCTTCCTGCTGCTGCGCGTGCTGCCGGGCGACCCGGCCAACGCGCTGCTGTCGCTCGACGCGACCGACGAGCAGATTGCCGCCGCCCGCGCGCAGGTGGGCTCCGACCAGCCCATCGGCACGCAGCTGCTGAACTGGGTGGGCGACGTGGCGCGCCTCGACCTCGGCACCTCGTTCACCTCCGGCACGGCCGTGCTGCCCGAGATCGCCTCGCGGCTGGGCGTGACCATCCCGCTGACGCTCATCTCGTTCGTCATCTCGGTCGTGCTGGCGGCGGCGCTCGGCTACTACGCGGCGGTCCGCTCCCACACCCGGCTGGGCGTGGCGGTCG is from Tessaracoccus palaemonis and encodes:
- a CDS encoding ABC transporter substrate-binding protein; amino-acid sequence: MRLRLAPSLAGILAAGLLLTGCAGGGTGDATTSAPADTAASIEVGSLYEPSNLSNVDAGGQGVTEAFSGNVYESLMKLDDDGSVTPLLAEDYSVSDDGLTYTFTLRDGVKFHSGKELTADDVVSSFERVTADDSQAARKSSYAVVSDVEATDDSTVTFTLSQRSISFPYLMAYVWIVNPDLADAKTDADGTGPYSFDEWQRGSTLSLVRNDDYWGDPAKNGRVTFHYFTDASAESNALLTGEIDLITSIQSPDSLTQFENNEDFTISEGTSTTKELLAFNDRVAPFDDSRVRRAIYSALDREKLLDAIWDGRGTLIGSMVPPTDPWYEDLTSVNPYDPELSKQLLSEAGLADGFSFTLSTPNYDPHPEVAEFLQSELAKVGITVDIKVITADEWYTDVYQNLDFEATLQEHVNDRDVVWYANPDFYWGYDNADVQELVASAEQAETTDEQTEDLKKANEIIATEAASNWLYLYPQIVVASSDVTGFPVNGLNSQFYVYNIEKA